One window of Gammaproteobacteria bacterium genomic DNA carries:
- a CDS encoding exported hypothetical protein (Evidence 5 : Unknown function) has product MLRFFIPILLTTAFISSGTPVWAAGDEAKCRQWASEDGVPAAQIANYVRECNADQLAHPEPRSFPSDEGKSDGNVPTAQPEG; this is encoded by the coding sequence ATGCTACGTTTCTTTATTCCTATCCTACTCACAACCGCGTTTATTTCCAGTGGCACCCCCGTCTGGGCTGCTGGAGACGAGGCAAAATGTCGCCAATGGGCCTCGGAAGACGGAGTACCGGCGGCCCAGATCGCCAACTACGTGCGGGAGTGTAATGCGGATCAATTGGCGCATCCTGAGCCTCGTTCTTTCCCTAGCGACGAGGGAAAGTCCGATGGCAACGTCCCTACTGCTCAACCCGAGGGATAA